The genomic segment ACTGACCCTTCCTGTGGATTCAGGAAACGTACTACATGAGGCTCATTATCAGCATGATTACACTGGTCATGGCGACAGTGGCCGTCATAACGTGCTTTTTCACCGCGAGCCATTTGTTCTTCACGTAGTGCTTCCAGACGCTCTTTAGAGCAATAACACTTATAAGCAGTACCGGCAGTTAACATTTCATCAATAACGGCATTGTAACGGTCAAAACGTTTGGTCTGAAAATAGGGACCTTCATCCCAATCAATACCTAACCAGTTCATACCATCCATAATCGCATCAATTGCTTTTTGGGTTGATCGCTCCAGATCGGTATCTTCAATTCGCAAAACAAACTCACCGCCCAAATGACGTGAAAACAGCCAGGAATAAAGCGCGGTACGGGCACCACCGACGTGTAAATCACCGGTTGGACTTGGAGCAAAACGTGTTTTTATTTTCATGGTCATTGAGCGTTAGCCTTGTTGCAAGATTTAATCAGCAAAGATCAATTTAATATCTGTCTTTCGCTATAGTGGCGCACATTCTATCACTCCATGCTGAATCCTCAATGTTCAAGGCGCACTGAAAACAGAGATAAATTTGAAAAGTATTTACTATACTGTCTAAAATTACGACGAACAGTCAGTTTCATTCAAAAAATCATTGACTCAGTTGGACGGTTCCCTATAATGCACCTCCACACGAGAAGGGTGATTAGCTCAGTTGGTAGAGCACCTCCTTTACACGGAGGGGGTCGGCGGTTCGAGCCCGTCATCACCCACCATTCTTTGTGTAGTTTTATGTAGTGCAGTAAAGCGCAGTAAAAATAACAGCATGTAGTTTTGGGTGATTAGCTCAGTTGGTAGAGCACCTCCTTTACACGGAGGGGGTCGGCGGTTCGAGCCCGTCATCACCCACCATTATTTATGTGGTGTAGCAAAAGCGCAGTAAAATAGCAGTATGTAGTTTCGGGTGATTAGCTCAGTTGGTAGAGCACCTCCTTTACACGGAGGGGGTCGGCGGTTCGAGCCCGTCATCACCCACCATTATTTGGGTCGTTAGCTCAGTCGGTAGAGCAGTTGACTTTTAATCAATTGGTCGCAGGTTCGAATCCTGCACGACCCACCAATTATGGATAGTTTGAAAATGGCGCTCAGAGCGCTTTTTTTATATAAACTTCCAGCGTGGCCCGGGTGGTGGAATCGGTAGACACAAGGGATTTAAAATCCCTCGGCGGCAACGCCGTGCGAGTTCAAGTCTCGCCCCGGGCACCATTTCAAATTTAGCTTTCCTGCTTATATTCTGTTTCTGTCATTAATTCCATATCTAAAATACAAAAAAAGAGCCTGAACAAGTCAGACTCTAAGTATCCCTATCCGCGCTTTAATGGCCGGATAACACTATCCAGCCCTTCTATCTTTAATGCTAATGTCAGTTCCATCAGTTGCCCTAATGAGCCGGCAGGAAACCCTTTTTTGGCAAACCATAATAGATACTCGTCAGGCAAATCCACCAACATTCGCCCTTTATATTTACCAAATGGCATTGGTGTGTTGGCAATCTGAAGCAAATGTTCTTTCTCTATCATTCCACCCACATCCTGTTTATTAGCTATACACCAAGTAAGCGAATCATCTCCGCCTCGTCGATCACCGGAATATCCAACTCCTGAGCTTTAGCTAATTTTGAACCCGCAGCTTCACCGGCGATAACCATATCCGTTTTTTTAGATACGCTACCACTAACCTTAGCCCCTAAAGCAATCAACTTAGCTTTAGCATCATCCCGGGACATTTGGCTAAGTGAGCCTGTCAGCACTACTGTTTTACCAGCAAAAGGGCTGTCTATTTCTTCAGCAACAATCACAACAGGCGCCGGCCAGTGAATCGCAATTTCGGGACCAGTTAGTTCGTTAATAATTTTCTGGTTATGCTCTTCACGTAAGAAATTAAAGGTGTGTTTGGCCACAACCTCTCCTACATCCTGTACAGTTTTAAGCGCATCCATATCTGCAGCTTGTAAAGCCTCAAGGGAACCAAAATGACTGGCAAGATTAGCAGCAGTAGTTTCCCCTACTTCACGGATACCTAAAGCAAACAGAAAACGAGCAAAGGTGGTATTTTTTGATTTTTCCAGTGCTTCAACCAGATTCTGCGCTGACTTTGGCCCCATACGTTCAAGGCGACTCAGAATACCAATTGACAGGCGGTATAAATCAGCTGGCGTATGGACATACTCTTTATCCACTAATTGCTCAATGATCTTATCTCCCATCCCTTCCACATCCATTGCACGACGAGAGACAAAATGCTTCAAAGCCTCTTTTCTTTGCGCGGCACAAACCAAACCACCACTACAACGAGCTACCGCTTCACCCTCGAGCTTTTCAACACTTGAACCACATACCGGGCATTCGGTTGGAAAAACGATTTCTTTTGCGTCTGAGGGACGCTCTGAGGCGATAATGCCTACAACTTGAGGGATAACATCACCTGCACGGCGAATCACCACCGTATCACCGATACAGAGTCCTAAACGCGCAATTTCATCGGCGTTATGCAAAGTAGCATTACTGACAGTGACGCCAGCAACGGTAACTGGCTCCAGACGAGCAACCGGGGTTATTGCGCCGGTACGCCCTACCTGAAATTCGACATCACGTAATACCGTCATCTGTTCCTGGGCTGGAAACTTAAATGCCGTTGCCCAGCGAGGGGCTTTAGCCACAAATCCCAACTCTCTCTGCAGGGCTAAATCATCTACCTTAATAACAACACCATCAATATCAAATCCCAGGCTGGGACGTTGTTCCTGAACCTGATGATAAAAATCTAATACCTGCTGGCTGCCTTTACACAACCGAATACGATCGCTGACCGGTAATCCCCAGCGCTTAAACTGCATCAAACGCTCCCAGTGACTATCAGGAAGCTCTCCCCCATCAATCAAGCCCACACCATAGCAAAAGAACGTTAATGGCCTTTTAGCGGTAATCCTTGGGTCCAGTTGCCTTAAAGAGCCCGCAGCGGCATTACGTGGGTTGGCAAATACTTTCTCATGGTTGCGTCGCGCGTGCTCATTTAGCTGTTCAAAGCCTGACTGCGGCATAAAAACCTCACCCCGAACTTCAAGACGACGCGGGATGTTCTCTCCGGTCAAACGTAAAGGAATGGCCCCAATCGTTCTCACGTTCGAAGTAATATTTTCTCCAGTTGTGCCATCTCCCCGGGTGGCTCCCTGTACCAGACGACCATCTTCATATAGCAAGCTGACGGCTAAACCATCCAGCTTCAGTTCACAACAAAACGTTATCTCTTCATTACGCTTTAAACGGTCGTGTAAGCGTTTATCAAAAGCTAAGTAGCTTTGCTCATCAAATACGTTATCCAGCGATAACATAGGAACTTCATGGGTGACTTGCTCAAATGCAGACAGCGGTGCGGCACCAACTCTTTGCGTCGGTGAATCATCGGTTATCCACTCCGGATGGGCAGTCTCGATATCGCGCAGTTCACGCATCAAACGATCGTATTCCGCATCAGGAATTTCTGGAGAATCAAGAACATGGTACAAATATTCGTGATGACGCAGTTGTTCACAGAGTTCAATTAAACGTTGCTTAAGGGATTCCATAATCATTCACCGATAATGATAAAAAACCCCCGGCAGGCGGGGGTTTTATTGAATAAACAGATAATTAACTAACAGCCTTATTCATTATTATTACTTGGATGTATTCTCAAGTACTTCTCTGATTTGGGCTTTATAAGTTTCAAGTTTCTGTGGAGTTATCATATGACGGGCATCGTCTAAAACTACCCCTCCCACATCGTCAGCAATACGCTGCGCTGACTGAAGCATCAACTTAAAGTTCTGATGAGCATTACCATACGATGGCACCATCATAAACATGGAGATTCCTGGCGTTGAGAAATCAGTCATGTTTTCCGGATCAAATGAACCAGGTTTAACCATATTCGCCAGGCTAAACAGTACCGGGCCACTTCCAGCAGGATCAACATGGCGATGGAATATACCCATCGCGCCAAATTTAAATCCGGCATGCAAAATACTTTGTAGCAAAACATCGCCAGCGATACTACCGCCGTTCAATGCAGAAACATGTAATACAATAACCAGTTCCTGTGGTTTATCAGTTAACTGGGCTTTCGTTTCTTCCTGTACCTGCTCCGAAGCAGTAGTTACCTCAACCGTTTCCTGCCCTGCCTTTTTAGACTCTTCAGGGAAAGCTAAAACATCATCAAAAGACATCTGAATTGGTGAAACCTCATCATCTTCAGGTTCCAGCGCTAATTCAGACTCTGGCTGTTTCAGTTCGTTAGATACTAATGAGAACTCTGGCAGTGGATCATTATCCACAACAGGTTCCTGAGCAGATAATGGATCGGTCCGGGACACGGAAACTGGACGCACACGAACTTCACCAACCCCTTCTTCCAAAGAATCAAAAGGCTTTGAGTTTTCCTGTGTTATCCCACGCTTCAGTGGTTTGTCCCGGAAAATTGACGAGCGTTCCTTACGGCTGATCCATAAACCGTGTATTAACAACGCTAAAATTGCTATAGCTCCAACAACTATCAATACTAGACGCAAATTCTGCATCATCGCTATCTCTGCTCTTCTAATACATGCCACCGCGGCAAACATTCACCCTACTAATCTATTTGTCCGCGTATCCAAGTGCAAGCCTGTGCTTGATTTTATTGTCGATAAATACGTTTTTTTTACTTTTTTGCTTACTTTTTAGTCTTCACAAAGTTCGCAATGTATTTATCATAGAATATGATAACCTGATTTGCGTTTATAACTGGAACTTTTAATGCATGACAATACAATCTGATCAATATGGCCAAACCGCTAAAAGTGGTTTTCACTATATCACACAAGGCTTTAAGCTTGTTACTCTTCCTGGTATCAAACGCTTTGTTATTCTTCCCCTATTAATCAATATATTACTAATCGGTGGAGCATTCTGGTGGTTATACAATCAGTTAGGTGAGTGGATTCCCGCTATCATGAGCTATGTTCCGAACTGGCTACAGTGGTTAAGTTATTTACTCTGGCCTGTGGCCGTGATCACAATTCTGCTAATTTTTGGTTATCTCTTTAGTACCATAGCGAACTGGATTGCTGCCCCATTTAATGGGCTGCTGGCAGAAAAGCTTGAAGCAAAACTAACAGGAAAACCATTACCTGATACCAGCATCATTAAAGATATTCCGCGCATAATGAAGCGTGAATGGCTGAAACTGGTTTATTACCTGCCTCGGGCCCTACTGTTACTGATCCTTTATTTTATTCCAGGTGTTGGCCAAACGATATTTCCTGTTCTGTGGTTTCTGTTCAGCGCCTGGATGCTTTCCATCCAGTACAACGACTACCCTTTCGATAACCACAAAGTCAGTTTTAAAGATATGAAATTAACACTGAGTCAGGAAAAAGTTCGAAACATACAGTTCGGCGCAATCGTCAGCCTGTTTACCATGATACCGTTTCTTAATCTGTTTATTATGCCGGTTGCCGTGTGTGGTGCAACGGCGATGTGGGTTGAGAGGTATCGGGGGAAGTTGGTTGGGGAGTGATTTTTTAAATTTTTAGCCCATCGTTGATGGGCTAATTCGATTCTACGACATTAGAAGTTTTCTAGCCCACTCTTTTAAGCTAAAATCATATTTAAACGTGCCATCTTGTACCTCTCCAGGTAATGGAGATAAGTTTGTAATTTTTCCGGTTTCCCTATCCAAATAGCTAATATTACAATCTTTCAAATATTCAATAGCATCCATATTTGTTGTAATCAGTCTGTGACCTGATGATAAAACTTCTAAAGTTCTCATTGTCATTCCAGATTGATTTATATTATGAATATCTAAAACTGCTTCCGAACAATTGTATATATTCTGTATATCTGATTTTGATGTGGGAGTGAATGTGACAATACCAAAAGGTAACTTCCTAAGCTCACGATCTAATATCCAATATAGAATATATTGAGCTTTACTAGGAAAATAAATTCTAAAAAAATAAGTAAAATCAGAATTTTCTTTAATAAACCTATTTAGTACTTTCGCTCTATCAGCATGGTAGCTTCCAATAAAACATACATCAAACTTATTCATATCAGAAACAAAATTTAAATTAGTCGTTTTTATATCAGAATATAATGGTAATAATTTTAATTCATTATTATTTTTTGCATCCAGAAAATCAAAAGTAAATGCTTTATCTGCTAATTGAGTAAATCGATAAAAGCCAGGATTATTATGTAAAGAATCCCAAGTGTATATTATAACTTCTGACTTTTTCTCTTCTTTAAACCACTTTACAAGATTCTGGCTAATACACTCACCTTTAATAATAATTAAAGTGTCTATGTTTTTATTTTTTAGTGCACTCTGTATTTGCTTGTCATTTTTTTCAGCAAGAAAATCAAATAATAATGGAACTCTTTTTCTTATACAAAACTTAAAAAAACTACTACACTTTGGCCTATCATCAAAGTAAATCACATCCTCATAATAATTCAATAATTCTTTGGAAATACCTTTGTAATAATTAAAAAATGGAGGAGCAATTAATACCGCTAAAGACTTTTTCATTTAGTTGAAACCCATTCTTTTTTTTCAAAATCAAATTTTTTTAAAATAATTGCAGGATTTCCACCAACAATACAATAGTCAGGTACTGATTTTGTTACAACTGAATTAGCGCCAATTATAGTACAACGTCCTATTTCTACGCCAGGAAGAATACTTACGCCTTCGCCAATCCATACATTATCGCCAATAACAACATCTTTTGAGTTTAACACTCTCTTATCTGATATTTCTTCAGGGTGTGACTGTTGTTCACCAGAATAGTTACCATGGTTTAAATCTGTAATAAAAACCCTGCTGGCAATTAATACATCATTACCAATTTTAACTTTTTTTCTACCTACGATATGTACTGAGTCATTAACCTGACAATTTGAACCAAAAGTAATAACAATATTATTATCATCATCTTGAGGATAGGCTTCAAAACGACAATATCTACCAGAAGTAAATCCATTTCCTAATTTAATATATTTACGCCCTCTTATATCAAAAGGACGTCTTATTAAACGAGCCCCAGAATACAGTAGCTTCGTATAAATAACATTTATCACCAAATTAAATATTCCGATAACACCATATCTTTTATAAAGCTCACTCATAAAGCCTCTATAATAAATTTTTCTTAAAGTCATCAACCATAAACTTTATATCTGATAATACGTTTCTTGGCATATAATCTTTATATGCTAATTTTAATGTATTTATTTCTGTCACAGGAAATATCTCATCACGACGATCCATTTGATGCCAAATGACATTACAACCAGTTTCAGCTTGAAGGAGATCTGAAATTTCTTCAGCCGTCGTATTATAACCTGCCGCTACATTATATATTATTTGAGACTTATCCTGATTGAATGCAAAAAAACAACATACATTTGCTACATCATGTACAGATACATAATCTTTAGCGTACATAGGAGATACATAAAAATTAATTTCTTTTTTCAGAATAGCATCTTTCGTAATTTGCGGTAGAAAAAGAGGACTATTTAAAGCTATACCATAAACATTGCTTGGTCTCAAAATAGTAACATTACGTTTACTTTTCAAGCAAAGCTCTTCAGAAACCAACTTTGTAAGGTTAAATAATCGTCTTTGGTCATCAGAACAAACTGTCAGATCGGTAGATTCATGTGATGATATGTTTCCCATATACACACGAGTAGAAGAAATATAAATTAGATGCTTAAATGATGCTTTTTCAAGTATCTCAGCCAAAAAAGTAGTGTTCGCATTTAGAACATCAAAAGGAGAATTACTGCAATCACCATAACCCGCGCAATAAATAACTGTTCCTAAATCCCGAGAAAAGACTTCAGATAATTCATCACGCGCAGGCGTCCATACCATCACATTAGTATTTATAAGCCTACGCTTTATTTCTGAACCAATAAACCCTGAGCTACCAACGATAGTAAAATGACTCATTTCTTCTCACCCAAAATGTTACATTTAACATCATCAAAAGTAGGAAGTAATCTATCTTTTTCTGATAAATTAGGATCTTTTATCGGCCACTCAATATTAATTATAGGATCATTCCATATTATACCGCCTTCATCTGAAGGAGAATAATAATCAGTGCATTTATAAGAGAAATCAGCTAATTCAGATAGCACACAAAAACCATGAGCAAAACCGGGAGGAACAAAAAGCTGCGTATTATTCTCTTCTGATAGTACAACCCCTACATATTCACCAAAAGTTTTCGATTCTGGTCTTAAATCAACGGCAACATCAAAAACCTCTCCTCGAGTAATAGAAACTAATTTTCCTTGTGGCCTTGTTTTTTGAAAGTGTAATCCTCTTAACACACCAAATGATGAGCGCGAACGATTATCTTGTACAAATTTGTATTTAATACCATACTCTGCATATCTTTCTTCTTGATATGTTTCAAGGAAAAAACCTCGATTATCACCATGAACATCAGGGTGAATAATTAGACATCCTTGTAATTTAGTTTCAATAACTTTCATTTATTTTTATACCCAAAAAATTTATGAGAATATAATATTCAAAAGAGCATTTGTCCTTATGATATAATATATGCTATCTACCCAGTTTATATAATCCAATCTTACTTACTATTGTTGCAGCAATACGTAATAGCTTAGGATAATTACATAAAAAAGCAATAACCTGATGTTTTCTGGAAAGAAGTTTTACTACATTTCTATTTCTAACATACTCATTATATTTTGTATTTCTAATCAACTCTTGAGAGTTCATAAATGAAATCTTATCAGGAGCCCTAAAGGAATATAAAATAGTCAAATAGCTTAATTGTTTTACAAAATAAGCTTTATATAACTCACTATAACGCTCATAAGCAGATTTAGACACTAAGAAGTCATATTGATATCTCAATGCTTCTATACTGCCTTGGAAATTATTTATTGACATCGCTCTGGATGTACTATTACTACGAATAAGCGCATGATAATAAACATTATCTAAAAACAAAGTTTTAGATGAATGATAAGCAACTATTCGTGAATATAATAAATCTTCATTAATTTTTATATGAGGAAAGTAAATTTCATTCTCTAACAAAAAACATTTTTTATATATCTTATTACATGGAGATGAAAGAACTTCTCTATCTAGCATAGCATTAGTAAAAATATCATCACCCTCAAGATATTTTTGGCTCCAATCATTTAATTTATATAGAGACTTTCCTTCGCTAGAAACAAAATCCAGACCAAAATTTATAAAATCAACATCTGGATTATCAATCAAAGTAGTGTATATATCATTAAATAAATTTTCATCTACCCAATCATCACTATCAACATAAGAAATATAATTACCTAAGGCTTTACTCAAACCGAAATTTCTGGCAATTCCTTGCCCCTCATTATTCTTATGAAAAACATGGAAAAAATCATATTTCTCGGCAAATAAATTGCATATAGATAATGAATTGTCCGTAGAACCATCATCAACAATGATGACTTCAATTCTTTTAAATGTTTGCTTAGCTAAACTTTCTAAACAAACAGAGACATACTCTTCTACATTATATACTGGAACAATAACGCTAAATAAAGGTGTATGCTCTAAGTTATTATTAATCATTTTCATATTAATTGTTATATATCCCAATAAAAATGATATGGTACAAACGGAGATAAGCCAATTCCTTCCCCATCATAAAAATTTTTCATTTTGAATGCAAAACTGATCAGACCAATAAAAAACAGAAGGAAAATAATTTTATAATCAGTATGACTGAGCTGCTTAAAATTAACCATTATCATCAAAAATAATGTATACGCAACAATATTCTGAACTCTAAGTCCTGCATAGGTATACTGCGCTAAAACATACGATAACAATGTCAATGAAAAAATAGTAAGTAAAACAAACAAATTTCCATACCGCATATCCTTGTTAGTACACCAGGTAAACAAAACTAATAACGTTATGAGTAAAGTAGATACTCCAGATAAACCAGAAGAAACATAAGCTCCCTGATATGCTTCAACTTTATTAATCAAATATCCAGAAAAAACGAATAACAAAGGAATTAAAAGTAAAAGACTATATATAAAAACCCTAATTCTTTTTGTATACAAAAAATATACAAGCAATCCCAATAAAGCACCAGAAAATTGAATAAGACTAGAAAGTAAAATGCACATCCAAAAGAGAGCACTTCTATTTCTTATTAAAAAACTTAACCCTAATAATATGATTGAGAATGATAAGCCATATCTAATACCGTTCATTGTCATATCAAAGAAAAACATTGGGACAATGCAACTTGAAAAAATAACAAGTCGCTTCTCTATTTTATATGAAGAATATAATAATATTATTATTGTTATAACTGATAATAATGAAACTATCTCTCTGGCATTAAGCCCCATAATAGAAAAAACATATATCAATAACTCAAAGAATGGTTCAAATATATTTGTATATCCTGGAGTATCTTGAATATATTGAATTAATTGAATATATGTAGCAGTGTCAACACCAACATCCCCTCGAAAAACAACAATAAAAGCCATAGGAAACATGGCAAAAAATAATAAAATATTGGCACTTTTATTTTTTAATACAAGACTAATAAAAAATAGAAAATAGAAAATAAAAATGTTGAAAAATAATATATCATATTAATTAGCTTATTATTATTACTTCATATAAAAGTATGTTACCTAATGTGTAGACTAACAAAAAGTTATATGCACCAGACATCCCCTACCTGAGCTTGTTTTAACCACTCAAAACCATCATTAGCTCTATCATCATTCTCTAGTACAGACCATAGGGGAAATGCTTTTGATGTTTCAGCAAAAAAAGGTCCCTGCTTAATTTCCAATAATATGGAATCTACTGAATTAGCTACTACAGTATGTATAGTATGTGTATTTACTTCATAAATCGGGTTTTTATTATTTAAAACAGTGCGAGATGTAATGATACCTGTATCATCAAATGTATATAAAACAAACTCTCCATTCAGTACTACAAATGTTTCAAGCTGATAGTCTAAATAATGATAATGAGGTGGTATATAGGAATCGGTACAAACATAACTAATTACTTTCTGAATAATCGAATCATAGGAGTTATGTATATTTAGATGAGCACGACGTCTGGGTGACAGAATGGCCCTATCACGTAAATCATCCAAGATATTATTATTTAACATGCCTATACTCATTCAAGTTAATATAATCTTCATGCATAATAGATATTAAATCAGGCCATTCATCTGGGTAAAAATTAACAGCTGCTCTTAATTTTTCAGAGTTAAGACTTCGATCTATTACAAAGGATACATCATTATTTATGGATTTATTACTCTGATAACAAGAATTAATTAAAATCAATAGGTCATATTTAGATATTGGTGATGCAGATAAATTATACAATCCGGAAATAGATTTTTCAGTGAGTATAATCTTTTCTAAAATAAATCTGGCTATTTCTCTGGTAGGTAATCCTGAAAAAATTGCCTTGCTATAACCATTAATTGGCGATTTGGCATTTAAAAACCAATCCACTAAACTTAAATGACTATTAATTTCATGCCCAATAATAGATGTTCGTAATGTTAAATGATTCCCGTAACTAACCTCGCCTAACGATTTCGAACGACCATATAAGTCTTTAGCGTCAGGTAAGTCATCATCTAAATAGTTTCCTTTGGTACCATCAAAAATACAATCTGTAGAAAAGTGAATTAATCGACTCCCCGTATCACTGCATATCGAAGCCAGATAATGAGGCAAGTATGTATTAA from the Limnobaculum zhutongyuii genome contains:
- a CDS encoding EpsG family protein, which produces MLFFNIFIFYFLFFISLVLKNKSANILLFFAMFPMAFIVVFRGDVGVDTATYIQLIQYIQDTPGYTNIFEPFFELLIYVFSIMGLNAREIVSLLSVITIIILLYSSYKIEKRLVIFSSCIVPMFFFDMTMNGIRYGLSFSIILLGLSFLIRNRSALFWMCILLSSLIQFSGALLGLLVYFLYTKRIRVFIYSLLLLIPLLFVFSGYLINKVEAYQGAYVSSGLSGVSTLLITLLVLFTWCTNKDMRYGNLFVLLTIFSLTLLSYVLAQYTYAGLRVQNIVAYTLFLMIMVNFKQLSHTDYKIIFLLFFIGLISFAFKMKNFYDGEGIGLSPFVPYHFYWDI
- the ligA gene encoding NAD-dependent DNA ligase LigA, which translates into the protein MESLKQRLIELCEQLRHHEYLYHVLDSPEIPDAEYDRLMRELRDIETAHPEWITDDSPTQRVGAAPLSAFEQVTHEVPMLSLDNVFDEQSYLAFDKRLHDRLKRNEEITFCCELKLDGLAVSLLYEDGRLVQGATRGDGTTGENITSNVRTIGAIPLRLTGENIPRRLEVRGEVFMPQSGFEQLNEHARRNHEKVFANPRNAAAGSLRQLDPRITAKRPLTFFCYGVGLIDGGELPDSHWERLMQFKRWGLPVSDRIRLCKGSQQVLDFYHQVQEQRPSLGFDIDGVVIKVDDLALQRELGFVAKAPRWATAFKFPAQEQMTVLRDVEFQVGRTGAITPVARLEPVTVAGVTVSNATLHNADEIARLGLCIGDTVVIRRAGDVIPQVVGIIASERPSDAKEIVFPTECPVCGSSVEKLEGEAVARCSGGLVCAAQRKEALKHFVSRRAMDVEGMGDKIIEQLVDKEYVHTPADLYRLSIGILSRLERMGPKSAQNLVEALEKSKNTTFARFLFALGIREVGETTAANLASHFGSLEALQAADMDALKTVQDVGEVVAKHTFNFLREEHNQKIINELTGPEIAIHWPAPVVIVAEEIDSPFAGKTVVLTGSLSQMSRDDAKAKLIALGAKVSGSVSKKTDMVIAGEAAGSKLAKAQELDIPVIDEAEMIRLLGV
- a CDS encoding DUF3820 family protein; protein product: MIEKEHLLQIANTPMPFGKYKGRMLVDLPDEYLLWFAKKGFPAGSLGQLMELTLALKIEGLDSVIRPLKRG
- a CDS encoding CgeB family protein, with product MKKSLAVLIAPPFFNYYKGISKELLNYYEDVIYFDDRPKCSSFFKFCIRKRVPLLFDFLAEKNDKQIQSALKNKNIDTLIIIKGECISQNLVKWFKEEKKSEVIIYTWDSLHNNPGFYRFTQLADKAFTFDFLDAKNNNELKLLPLYSDIKTTNLNFVSDMNKFDVCFIGSYHADRAKVLNRFIKENSDFTYFFRIYFPSKAQYILYWILDRELRKLPFGIVTFTPTSKSDIQNIYNCSEAVLDIHNINQSGMTMRTLEVLSSGHRLITTNMDAIEYLKDCNISYLDRETGKITNLSPLPGEVQDGTFKYDFSLKEWARKLLMS
- a CDS encoding LbetaH domain-containing protein (WbbJ; catalyzes the transfer of the O-acetyl moiety to the O antigen; part of the lipopolysaccharide biosynthetic pathway), with protein sequence MTLRKIYYRGFMSELYKRYGVIGIFNLVINVIYTKLLYSGARLIRRPFDIRGRKYIKLGNGFTSGRYCRFEAYPQDDDNNIVITFGSNCQVNDSVHIVGRKKVKIGNDVLIASRVFITDLNHGNYSGEQQSHPEEISDKRVLNSKDVVIGDNVWIGEGVSILPGVEIGRCTIIGANSVVTKSVPDYCIVGGNPAIILKKFDFEKKEWVSTK
- a CDS encoding glycosyltransferase translates to MKMINNNLEHTPLFSVIVPVYNVEEYVSVCLESLAKQTFKRIEVIIVDDGSTDNSLSICNLFAEKYDFFHVFHKNNEGQGIARNFGLSKALGNYISYVDSDDWVDENLFNDIYTTLIDNPDVDFINFGLDFVSSEGKSLYKLNDWSQKYLEGDDIFTNAMLDREVLSSPCNKIYKKCFLLENEIYFPHIKINEDLLYSRIVAYHSSKTLFLDNVYYHALIRSNSTSRAMSINNFQGSIEALRYQYDFLVSKSAYERYSELYKAYFVKQLSYLTILYSFRAPDKISFMNSQELIRNTKYNEYVRNRNVVKLLSRKHQVIAFLCNYPKLLRIAATIVSKIGLYKLGR
- the zipA gene encoding cell division protein ZipA; translated protein: MMQNLRLVLIVVGAIAILALLIHGLWISRKERSSIFRDKPLKRGITQENSKPFDSLEEGVGEVRVRPVSVSRTDPLSAQEPVVDNDPLPEFSLVSNELKQPESELALEPEDDEVSPIQMSFDDVLAFPEESKKAGQETVEVTTASEQVQEETKAQLTDKPQELVIVLHVSALNGGSIAGDVLLQSILHAGFKFGAMGIFHRHVDPAGSGPVLFSLANMVKPGSFDPENMTDFSTPGISMFMMVPSYGNAHQNFKLMLQSAQRIADDVGGVVLDDARHMITPQKLETYKAQIREVLENTSK
- the cysZ gene encoding sulfate transporter CysZ, encoding MTIQSDQYGQTAKSGFHYITQGFKLVTLPGIKRFVILPLLINILLIGGAFWWLYNQLGEWIPAIMSYVPNWLQWLSYLLWPVAVITILLIFGYLFSTIANWIAAPFNGLLAEKLEAKLTGKPLPDTSIIKDIPRIMKREWLKLVYYLPRALLLLILYFIPGVGQTIFPVLWFLFSAWMLSIQYNDYPFDNHKVSFKDMKLTLSQEKVRNIQFGAIVSLFTMIPFLNLFIMPVAVCGATAMWVERYRGKLVGE
- the rfbC gene encoding dTDP-4-dehydrorhamnose 3,5-epimerase, with product MKVIETKLQGCLIIHPDVHGDNRGFFLETYQEERYAEYGIKYKFVQDNRSRSSFGVLRGLHFQKTRPQGKLVSITRGEVFDVAVDLRPESKTFGEYVGVVLSEENNTQLFVPPGFAHGFCVLSELADFSYKCTDYYSPSDEGGIIWNDPIINIEWPIKDPNLSEKDRLLPTFDDVKCNILGEKK
- a CDS encoding WbuC family cupin fold metalloprotein, encoding MLNNNILDDLRDRAILSPRRRAHLNIHNSYDSIIQKVISYVCTDSYIPPHYHYLDYQLETFVVLNGEFVLYTFDDTGIITSRTVLNNKNPIYEVNTHTIHTVVANSVDSILLEIKQGPFFAETSKAFPLWSVLENDDRANDGFEWLKQAQVGDVWCI
- a CDS encoding NAD-dependent epimerase/dehydratase family protein; translation: MSHFTIVGSSGFIGSEIKRRLINTNVMVWTPARDELSEVFSRDLGTVIYCAGYGDCSNSPFDVLNANTTFLAEILEKASFKHLIYISSTRVYMGNISSHESTDLTVCSDDQRRLFNLTKLVSEELCLKSKRNVTILRPSNVYGIALNSPLFLPQITKDAILKKEINFYVSPMYAKDYVSVHDVANVCCFFAFNQDKSQIIYNVAAGYNTTAEEISDLLQAETGCNVIWHQMDRRDEIFPVTEINTLKLAYKDYMPRNVLSDIKFMVDDFKKNLL